From Candidatus Bathyarchaeota archaeon:
ATTCTAAGAAGTTGCTACCATAAGAATTGATGCCAAAATTATGGTGTGAGCCTGAATTTATCTCTAGGATATAATGTGACTTCCCTTATGTTTCTCTTACCAGTCAACATCATTGTGAGTCTCTCTAAACCTATAGCCCAGCCGGCATGGGGCGGCATACCATAATCAAAAGCTTGCAGGTGGTATTTGAAAGATTCTGGATTCAGTCCCTTCTCTTTTAGGCGTTCTATTAGGAGTTCTTTTGAAGCTATTCTCGTCCCACCGGAAGCAAGTTCAATCCAGCTCCACATGAGGTCGAATCCTTCGCATAGTTCCGGGTTGTCATCTTTGGGTTTTATATAAAAAGCCTTTGAGCGCGTTGGCCAATCCGTTATAAAGTAGAAGTATGGATGAATTTTGCCTAATGTTCTGAAGGCTGGTGTCGGTATGTCCCCACCCCATGGGATTTCCACTCCTTCTCGTCTCAAATCTTCTAAAACCATATCATATGTTAAACGTTTAAAGGGTATTTCAGGCACTTCGAGCTGATAATTCAGCAAAGCTAACTCTTTACGACATTTATCACTAACTACCTTACACGTGTGCTGCATTAGCCGCTCCAGCAACTGCATGACATCTTCAGCCGTTACAAAAGCTTGCTCAATGTCTATGGACACAAATTCGCTTAGATGTCTACGGGTGTGAGATTCCTCAGCTCTAAAAAATGGCCCTATTTCAAGAACCTTCTCTAAACTCATCACAAGCTGTTCCTTATACAGTTGAGGACTTTGAGCAAGAAAAGCTTTCCTTTCGAAATAATCTAATTGAAACAGTGCTGCCCCGCCTTCAGTAGCTGAGGCAATTATGCGGGGAGTGTGGACCTCTATAAAGCCTCTTTCAAAGAGGAAGTCTCGAATTGCCTCAACAGCTGTGTGTTGAATTTTAAAAATTGCCACGTTCTCTTCACGGCAAAGATCCAATGCGCGAGCGTCTAAGCGAGCATCAAGTCTCGCATGCACTTTTCCGGTTATGTCGATGGGCAATTGCGGTGACGCTGGGCTGAGAATTTTTATTTGCTTCGGTATTACTTCGACTCCTCTAGGAGTCTTATCAGTTTTCTTCACAACCCCCCTTACACCAATGCTGAATCTTCTCTGTAAAATGTCTGTTTTCGATAAAACTTCGACGCCAACGTTTTTTCGTGGCACCGTTATTTGGACAGTGCCCTCTCTGTCTTGCAATATTATGAATCGGATACCGCCTAAATCTCTAATTTCCTGAACCCATCCGAAGAGAGTGACCTCTTGCCCGTCATTTTCTGGTTTCACATCTACAGAGTAGTGAGTTCTACGCCAGTCTCCAATAACATCCACTTTCATTAACTTCACACGGCTTCAAGCTAATCTGTAAACTCTATACGTAACGTCATGTTGCGAACTTTACGAGCAATTTCCTTTAAAGCCTTCACGTCGAACGGAGGTTGTTTGCCACCCTTCTTTCTCAAAATCACCCTAGTTTCTGTTGATCCGTCCGGCAACCAAATAGTGTTTATTGTGACTATGCTCAACGGGGCAAACAAATCTTCTAAAAATTTTCTGTCGTCAACCCCATACTCTAAAACACGAATTGATTTTCCAGTTTTCTCTCCCAATGCTTTAACTATTTTCCCACCATGACCAAGAAGACGCGGGACGTCCCCTTTACCGACAAGTATGGCCAGGGTTTTCCCAGCGTCTACCGCCTTAAAAAAACTAACGTTTTGAAGGGAAGGGTAAGTTTCCTCCAAAGATAAAAGTAACCGAGCGATCTTCAAATCTAATTCTGTCACTTCTCCAGACTTAACTTTTTCCGAACATTTTTGACATAGGATTCCACTTTTTAAGCAGAAACTGCATAGTGCTGTTTTCACCTGTGAAAGCGCCCTCCACAAATAAAGGAGGGGCGGCGGAGCCTCGAAACGTTGTGTAATTGTTGTTAATGTTTTAGCGTTCCAGTGTTATTTCAATAGTGCTAACGTTTGTGGGCGTGCCACCCTCTTCTCTGGGTGCCACTGTTTCAGTCCCAATGCCCACTTTCTTTATTTTAACATCCGGTAGGAATCGACGTCTCACGACTTCAACAACATCCACAGCGCGGCTTATGGCTCTTCCTCTGGCTTTGATGTTTACTTCTTTTGCTCCGCCGTGGAAGAGGGTTATGCAAGCCAGTACATAGTTCATTACTGGCTTCTTCCCGATCAACACTGAGTTGCTTTCAGACATCTGCACCGCCTCACTCCTTGTTCTCACATTCTTTATAGCTTCATAACCTTTTTTACCGATAAATAAATATGTTACGGTAAAAATTTTAGTTTGCCCATATCCTTAAACAATAGTAGTTTTAAATCATGGAAATCCGTCAAACTGGTTAAATGTCAACTTCCCGAACTATGGTTTCTTGCTTAAAGAAGTTTTATAGGTGTTGTCTGAAGTTAAAGGATTAGGGGTGGAAAGGGAAAGGCTGCGTCGTTAAATGAAGCTTCTGGAGTATGAAGCCAAAAAAATCCTGAAAAAACATGGGGTCCCGATACCCAGAGGGAGTCTAGCAATAAACCCTGTTGAAGCTCGAGAAGTATCTAAAACACTAAAACCCCCGTTTGTTGTTAAGGCGCAAGTTCCCGTGGCTGGTAGAGGGAAAGCCGGTGGGATACTCTTTGTGGGATCGACTGCGGAAGTTGAAAAAGCTGCTGAAACACTCTTAAACTCGAAAATAAAGGGAATCCTAGTTCGGAGCGTATTGGTTGAGGAGAGAGTTTACACTCAAAAAGAACTTTACTTTGGAATGACTGTTGACAGACTTAACAAATCATACGTAATTGTTGGGGCAACTGAAGGCGGAATGGATATAGAGGATGTTGCGGAAAAAATGCCTGAGAAAATTTTGCGTTTTCCAGTGGATCCGCTGTATGGTTTTCAACCATATCACGCCAGACAAATGGCAAAACGCATGGGATACTTCGGAAACAAGCTTTTAACACTTGCAAAAATTTTTCACGGCATATATAAGACTGGAATTGAATGCGACGCAGAATTAATTGAAACAAACCCCTTAGCTGAAACCTCTGAAGGAAACTTTGTGGCTGTAGATGCTAGAATAATAATCGACGATAATGCCTTGTTCCGTCACTCGGAATTAAAGGAGAGACCTCAGGACGGAGAATTTTCACCAGAGGAAATTGAAGCAGCTAAAAATGGTTTGGTTTACATTAAACTTGATGGAAACATAGGTGTGATAGGCAACGGTGCCGGGCTTGTGATGGCAACACTGGACACTATACACCTTTACGGTGGGAAACCGGCAAACTTCCTAGATATAGGCGGAGGGGCTCCCCCCGAGAAAATAGTTACAGCCTTGCGGATAGTGCTTTCTAACACAAATGTGAAAACACTTGTTGTGAATATTGTGGGCGGAATAACAAGATGCGACGAGGTTGCAGAAGGCATTATTCAAGCAAAAGAAAAACTTAGAATAGAAAAACCAATGGTGGTTCGGCTGGTGGGTGCAAACGAAGAAGAGGGAAAGCGAATGCTAACAGAAGCTGGAATACATGTGTTAGCTAGCATGGAAGAGGCAGCGCAACAAGTTGTAGAAATAGCCAAAAAATTTGAAAAGAATGGGAACACCTCATGGGGATAATAGTTGGAAGAGAAACAAGGGCAATAGTACAAGGCATAACTGGAACACAAGGAAGGTTCCACACAAAACTAATGCTTGAATACGGAACAAAAATAGTAGCAGGTGTAACTCCTGGTAAGGGAGGAGCAACTGTCCACGGAATCCCTGTTTACGACACCGTCGAAGAAGCTTTGGAAAGACATGAAGCGAACGCTTCAATAATTTTTGTTCCAGCTCCTTTAGCATCTGATGCTGCCTTAGAAGCTTTGGAGAATGAAGTAAAAACAGTCGTTATAATAACGGAGCACATTCCGATTAAAGATACTATAAACATTATGGCTTATGCCAGACGCGCAGGCGCTACAGTAATCGGTCCCAACACGCCGGGAATAATAACTCCTGGACAATGTAAGCTTGGAATAATGCCGGCTCACATTTTCAAGCCCGGGAAGATAGGTATTATCTCAAGGAGCGGAACGTTAACTTACGAGATAGCTGCAGAGTTGACCAAAAGAGAGTCAGGGCAGTCTACATGTATCGGTTTAGGCGGGGATCCCATAGTTGGTTTAAATTTTATTGACGTTCTAAAGCTTTTCGAAAAAGACACGCAAACAGAAGCTGTGATATTGATAGGTGAAATAGGAGGGAACTTAGAAGAAGCAACAGCTGAATACATAGTTAAAGAAAAATATCCTAAGCCAGTCGTAGCTTTCGTGACCGGACGCATGGCGCCGCCGGGAAAACGTATGGGTCATGCAGGAGCGATAGTAATGGGAAAAACCGGAACTGCTGAAAGTAAAATCGAAGCCTTCAAGAAGGCTGGTGTTGAGGTTGCTGAAAAACCAAGCGATGTCGTTTCCCTACTAAAAAACTACTTAAGCGTTAAACAAAGAAATTGGGACTACAGCAAAAAGTATATCTAGATGGTGTTCCGTGTGTTGTAGCTGCAGAGGGCTAAACAATGCCAATATTAGACCCGTTTAAAAAAACACTAGCCCAGCAGCGTAGGCTTTATGTAAAAATCTGTAGAGAATGTGGCGCAAGAAATGCCACAACAGCAGTTAAATGTAGAAGATGTCGTAGTAAAAACCTTCGCTGGAAGAAAAGAGAAATAATTAAGTAAACAGTTTCTTTAAAATTTCACATATGCTTACACTTATATTTTACAAGAAAAATTCTAAAAAGCATATTAACTTACAGTTTACAACAAACCATTTACTTGTTTTGAGGTGTACTATAGTGTCTTGCAAGAAGAAAACAACCAAAAAGAAGACTAAGGAAGAAGAAAAAAAGAAGTGAAGACCTAACTACAGTTCCTCAAAAACCCACGTTTTTCTCACAAAATTTTCAACAGCGTTTCCATGTTAAAATATGTGTTAGCACATCCGTTCTTCAGAAGGGGTATAGCTTGACCCGCAATGTCCATCTGGCTTAACACTTCTCCGGCAAGCCTTAACTCTTCACCGCAAGCAACACCAATCACACCCTCATAACGTTTTATTTTCAAAATTTTTGAGATACAAGAGCCCCCGGGTAAAATGTATACATCGTAACCCTTATTTTCCGCAACGGAAACAGCTTTGTTGACCAAACAATCTGAGGAACAGTGAGTGCAAACATATGTAGGTATTTCTTGTTCAAATATGGCTTTACATCGGTTATCCATGAACTTCCTTGAACAATGCGGCAAAAAGAGCGCCCTCTTTTTTGTGCTCTCAAATTTTTCCTTTTCAAGAAAATTCTTTGTCTCTACATCAACTAAATCCTCTAGAAGACGAACAGCGTCAGATACGTTTAAACCCGTTAGCTCTTCGATTCTAAACTTCTTAATAATATCTTGTAAAGCGTCACTCATTTTCTTATGCATTCTCTTCTCATAACTTATCCTGGCTATTTCCATAAAAAAGAGACGCGGGATTCTTGAAAGATCAAATGTGAACTTGTATGGCATAACCAAAAAATTAGCAAACAATCCTTTAAGATTAACTCTTCTTGAACATAGCTTAAAACTACACATTTGAATGTATGCTGGGCAAGTTACAGGGAGTTGCCCCATGTCTTGAAGAACCGACAAGAAGATACCCTCAAGACTCAAGAGATCTGGAAACTCCTTAAATTATGGAGTGTGAGGAAAAATGGCGGTGGCATTTTTTAGTGTTTTTCTTCTGTGTAACCTAATAATTCCCTTAGGGATTTTACCTCTTCTCGCAGCATGTTTACTTCGCTTTCAAGAGCGCTTACTCTCGATTCTGCCGCCTTCTTTAGCTTTTCAATTTCAATCATTAAATTTGCCCGTTCGGTTTCAAGGGTTTTTATTTTTTCTCGCAAATTTTTCAAGGTCTGCATGAGTTCTCCCTTTATCTCTTTTATTCTTTCAACCATGTTTTTAATGCTTACTGTTTCCTCAGCTTTTTCTACAGTTGTTCTGAATCTTGTTTTGCAGTTTAGGCATTCAAAAAGCCCCATCAACTTAGATGTACCCTCCGAATTTCCACGTAAAGTAATACCCCAAGTCTTAACGAGGGCAGCTGGTTCGCTTCCACATTTTGGGCATTTTACCAACCTACAACCCTACTAATAATTATACTCTCACGGGACTAAAATGTGTTTTGCCGCAGAACACCCTCGCCAGGAAAGCGAGGTTTAACATTAAAATAAAAAAGAGGATTGCTTTTCATTTATAGGCTTATATTAAACATCAGGCGTTCAACGAGTTCTTTGTAACGATTGCGAATAGTGACTTCGGTCACCTGTGCTATTTCTGCAATCTCCCTCTGCGTTTTCCTTTCTCCAGTCAACACGGAGGCTATGTAGCTTGCAGCTGCGGCTATGCCTGTGGGCCCTCGGCCAGAGGTGAGCTTTAACTCTTTAGCTGCTGCTAATATTTTGTGGGCTATTTCTTCAACTTTGCCTTGCATTGTTAACTGGTTTGAGAATTTTGTTATGTATTGGCTTGGTCTCAATGGTGGAATAAAATAGTTTAACTCCTTTATCAAGAAGCGGTAACTGCGGCCTATCTCTTTCTTGCTAACGTTTGAAGCTTGAGCTATCTCCTCTAATGTTCTTGGTAAACCACACTGTCTGCACGCTAAGTATATAGCTGCAGATGTCACCCCTTGGATGGATCTTCCGCGTATAAGTCTCTCTTTCACGGCCTTTCTATAAATAAGAGAGGCTGTCTCCAGTATATTCTTTGGCAAATTCAAGGTGTTTGCAATTTTAGTGATTTCTGAGAGTGCGAAGGCCAAGTTGCGTTCAGTAGCATCAGAGACTCTAATGCGGCGTTGCCACTTTCTAAGCCGATAAACTTGAGCTTTTTGTCCGGGGGACAATCCTTTTCCGTAGATGTCT
This genomic window contains:
- the aspS gene encoding aspartate--tRNA(Asn) ligase; protein product: MKVDVIGDWRRTHYSVDVKPENDGQEVTLFGWVQEIRDLGGIRFIILQDREGTVQITVPRKNVGVEVLSKTDILQRRFSIGVRGVVKKTDKTPRGVEVIPKQIKILSPASPQLPIDITGKVHARLDARLDARALDLCREENVAIFKIQHTAVEAIRDFLFERGFIEVHTPRIIASATEGGAALFQLDYFERKAFLAQSPQLYKEQLVMSLEKVLEIGPFFRAEESHTRRHLSEFVSIDIEQAFVTAEDVMQLLERLMQHTCKVVSDKCRKELALLNYQLEVPEIPFKRLTYDMVLEDLRREGVEIPWGGDIPTPAFRTLGKIHPYFYFITDWPTRSKAFYIKPKDDNPELCEGFDLMWSWIELASGGTRIASKELLIERLKEKGLNPESFKYHLQAFDYGMPPHAGWAIGLERLTMMLTGKRNIREVTLYPRDKFRLTP
- the albA gene encoding DNA-binding protein Alba; translated protein: MSESNSVLIGKKPVMNYVLACITLFHGGAKEVNIKARGRAISRAVDVVEVVRRRFLPDVKIKKVGIGTETVAPREEGGTPTNVSTIEITLER
- the sucC gene encoding ADP-forming succinate--CoA ligase subunit beta; this translates as MKLLEYEAKKILKKHGVPIPRGSLAINPVEAREVSKTLKPPFVVKAQVPVAGRGKAGGILFVGSTAEVEKAAETLLNSKIKGILVRSVLVEERVYTQKELYFGMTVDRLNKSYVIVGATEGGMDIEDVAEKMPEKILRFPVDPLYGFQPYHARQMAKRMGYFGNKLLTLAKIFHGIYKTGIECDAELIETNPLAETSEGNFVAVDARIIIDDNALFRHSELKERPQDGEFSPEEIEAAKNGLVYIKLDGNIGVIGNGAGLVMATLDTIHLYGGKPANFLDIGGGAPPEKIVTALRIVLSNTNVKTLVVNIVGGITRCDEVAEGIIQAKEKLRIEKPMVVRLVGANEEEGKRMLTEAGIHVLASMEEAAQQVVEIAKKFEKNGNTSWG
- the sucD gene encoding succinate--CoA ligase subunit alpha, giving the protein MGIIVGRETRAIVQGITGTQGRFHTKLMLEYGTKIVAGVTPGKGGATVHGIPVYDTVEEALERHEANASIIFVPAPLASDAALEALENEVKTVVIITEHIPIKDTINIMAYARRAGATVIGPNTPGIITPGQCKLGIMPAHIFKPGKIGIISRSGTLTYEIAAELTKRESGQSTCIGLGGDPIVGLNFIDVLKLFEKDTQTEAVILIGEIGGNLEEATAEYIVKEKYPKPVVAFVTGRMAPPGKRMGHAGAIVMGKTGTAESKIEAFKKAGVEVAEKPSDVVSLLKNYLSVKQRNWDYSKKYI
- a CDS encoding 50S ribosomal protein L40e → MPILDPFKKTLAQQRRLYVKICRECGARNATTAVKCRRCRSKNLRWKKREIIK
- a CDS encoding DUF116 domain-containing protein; this translates as MSVLQDMGQLPVTCPAYIQMCSFKLCSRRVNLKGLFANFLVMPYKFTFDLSRIPRLFFMEIARISYEKRMHKKMSDALQDIIKKFRIEELTGLNVSDAVRLLEDLVDVETKNFLEKEKFESTKKRALFLPHCSRKFMDNRCKAIFEQEIPTYVCTHCSSDCLVNKAVSVAENKGYDVYILPGGSCISKILKIKRYEGVIGVACGEELRLAGEVLSQMDIAGQAIPLLKNGCANTYFNMETLLKIL
- a CDS encoding transcription initiation factor IIB; translated protein: MSDMEVDDLNPTLHAQQARVQVCPECGSTKLMRDYECAELVCMNCGFVIAAKLADRGPEWRAFDDEQRAKRTRVGAPLTYTIHDKGLSTMIDWHDRDIYGKGLSPGQKAQVYRLRKWQRRIRVSDATERNLAFALSEITKIANTLNLPKNILETASLIYRKAVKERLIRGRSIQGVTSAAIYLACRQCGLPRTLEEIAQASNVSKKEIGRSYRFLIKELNYFIPPLRPSQYITKFSNQLTMQGKVEEIAHKILAAAKELKLTSGRGPTGIAAAASYIASVLTGERKTQREIAEIAQVTEVTIRNRYKELVERLMFNISL